From the uncultured Trichococcus sp. genome, one window contains:
- a CDS encoding DUF1846 domain-containing protein — protein MKKIGFDPQKYIEEQSKYILERVNNYDKLYLEFGGKLIGDKHAKRVLPGFDEDAKIKLLQKLKDQAEILICVYAGDIERNKIRGDYGITYDMDVFRLIDELREYGLSVNSVVITRYNGQPATKVFINKLEKRDIKVYTHGAIEGYPSNIEKIVSEEGFGQNTYIPTTKPIVVVTAPGPGSGKLATCLNQLYHERRQGRAAGYSKFETFPVWNVPLKHPLNIAYEAATVDLKDVNMMDNYHFETYNEVAVNYNRDLETFPVIKRIIERITGKESVYQSPTDMGVNRVGFGITDDEAIREASKQEIIRRSFDTECDYKKGLSDEETRDHMRLIMEELELKQEDRVPVKPAREYAKRLMKRAVDNEIPAVIAFELNDGRIITGRTSDLMDACSSAILNAIKALANISDDILLLSPVILEPIKKLKSDGLHKRIPTLTANEILIALSISAVTNPTAQLAYDKLSELKDVQAHSTVILNKDDDQILRNLGLDITCDPVYPSENLYYV, from the coding sequence ATGAAAAAAATAGGCTTTGATCCGCAGAAATACATTGAAGAACAATCTAAATACATACTGGAACGGGTCAACAATTACGATAAACTGTATCTTGAGTTCGGAGGCAAACTGATCGGCGACAAGCATGCGAAACGCGTATTGCCTGGATTCGATGAAGATGCCAAAATCAAATTGCTGCAGAAATTGAAGGACCAAGCGGAGATCCTGATCTGCGTCTACGCAGGCGATATCGAACGCAATAAAATCCGCGGTGACTACGGCATCACCTATGATATGGATGTCTTCCGCCTGATCGATGAGCTGAGGGAATACGGACTGTCCGTCAACAGCGTCGTCATCACGCGCTACAACGGACAGCCGGCCACCAAAGTGTTCATCAATAAACTCGAAAAACGCGACATCAAAGTCTATACCCATGGCGCCATCGAAGGCTATCCTTCCAATATCGAAAAGATCGTCAGCGAAGAAGGCTTCGGCCAGAATACCTATATTCCGACGACCAAGCCGATTGTCGTCGTCACCGCCCCGGGTCCCGGCAGCGGCAAGTTGGCTACCTGCCTGAACCAGCTGTACCACGAACGCCGTCAAGGGCGCGCGGCCGGCTATTCCAAGTTCGAGACTTTCCCGGTTTGGAATGTTCCGTTGAAGCACCCGCTGAACATCGCCTATGAAGCCGCAACTGTCGATCTGAAGGACGTCAACATGATGGACAACTATCATTTTGAGACCTACAACGAAGTGGCGGTCAACTATAACCGCGATCTGGAGACTTTCCCGGTCATCAAACGGATCATCGAACGCATCACCGGCAAAGAGTCCGTCTACCAGTCGCCGACTGACATGGGCGTGAATCGGGTCGGCTTCGGCATCACCGACGATGAAGCAATCCGGGAAGCATCGAAGCAGGAAATCATCCGCCGCAGCTTCGACACGGAATGCGACTACAAGAAAGGCCTGAGCGATGAGGAGACGCGCGATCATATGCGTCTGATCATGGAGGAGCTTGAATTGAAGCAAGAAGACCGGGTTCCCGTGAAGCCGGCCCGTGAATACGCGAAGCGTCTGATGAAGCGCGCCGTCGACAACGAAATTCCCGCGGTCATCGCATTCGAATTGAACGACGGACGGATCATCACCGGCAGGACTTCCGATTTGATGGATGCTTGTTCTTCCGCCATCTTGAACGCAATCAAGGCCTTGGCGAACATTTCCGACGACATCCTGTTGTTGTCTCCGGTCATTCTGGAGCCGATCAAAAAGCTGAAGAGCGACGGCTTGCATAAGCGCATCCCGACCTTGACCGCGAACGAGATCCTGATTGCTTTGTCCATTTCAGCCGTCACCAATCCGACAGCCCAGTTGGCTTACGATAAACTTTCCGAGCTGAAGGATGTGCAGGCCCATTCGACTGTCATCCTGAACAAAGACGATGACCAGATCCTCCGGAATCTTGGCCTCGACATCACTTGCGATCCAGTTTACCCATCCGAAAACCTATATTACGTATAA
- a CDS encoding YibE/F family protein produces MSVQMILALMLLLLMGMVGGKRGISSFLSLFFNFAVLYVLVLLLINGFQALFVTLLACAVVSYINLFYINGVNVKTKAAFIATIVTTFFLLLLIIVVHRFAMIQGFGPEEVEEYTTLSFFVNVDFVQIGICTMITGTIAAITDTAISISSSLHEVHLHNPRLNEKELFRSGMTIGKDIIGTTTNTLYFSFIGGYLALFLWFRDLSYSFGEALNAKVLVSEVLSMFVIGIGVTGIIPLTAWVTARMLLNKSSGV; encoded by the coding sequence ATGAGCGTGCAAATGATATTGGCGCTGATGCTTTTGCTGCTGATGGGGATGGTGGGCGGCAAGCGAGGGATTTCTTCATTTTTGTCGTTGTTTTTCAATTTTGCGGTCCTCTATGTATTGGTGTTGCTGTTGATCAATGGCTTTCAGGCTCTTTTTGTGACATTGTTGGCGTGTGCGGTGGTCAGTTACATCAATTTGTTTTACATAAACGGCGTGAACGTCAAAACCAAGGCGGCTTTTATTGCCACGATCGTCACAACGTTCTTCTTGCTGTTGTTGATCATTGTCGTGCATCGGTTTGCGATGATCCAGGGTTTCGGTCCCGAGGAAGTGGAAGAGTACACCACGCTTTCCTTTTTTGTGAATGTGGATTTCGTCCAAATCGGCATTTGCACGATGATAACGGGAACGATAGCTGCCATCACGGACACGGCCATCTCCATTTCATCCTCTTTGCATGAAGTCCATCTCCACAATCCGAGGTTGAACGAAAAGGAATTGTTCCGGTCAGGGATGACAATCGGCAAAGACATCATCGGAACGACGACGAACACGCTGTATTTTTCCTTCATCGGCGGGTACCTCGCGCTGTTCCTCTGGTTCAGGGACCTGTCCTATTCATTTGGGGAAGCTCTGAACGCAAAAGTGCTCGTCTCGGAAGTGCTCTCCATGTTTGTCATCGGCATCGGCGTGACCGGTATCATCCCGCTCACCGCCTGGGTCACGGCGCGCATGCTGTTGAACAAATCGTCCGGAGTTTAA
- a CDS encoding YibE/F family protein, which produces MKKGLSVRKKAILLILFAALLGILTLFSYHNYAWYEEPIAKITAAEAVGTDETIGADRENYPVYNQKLTGVLMNGESEGELVVLENSYSDSLAYSQMYRSGDEVFLSLSESGTDVVTGKIVGVKRDKYVVLFGSLFLLTLVATAGKKGLLSLISIAGNILLFSVALDSYEIADNAQLLVISSGAVIGWTVLTLLLVSGRNRKTYAAILSTLIGTFLTLIIASGVIALTNGQGLRYEEMQFVTHYPRRIFLSSILIGSLGAVMDVAITMTAAIQELYEKDAAISAGALLQSGREIGKDIMGTMANVLLFAYVSGAIPTLVFYLENGSDVFHTFSMQLSLEITRALAGSLGIVLTVPLAMFTAVRLIPKKAGERR; this is translated from the coding sequence ATGAAAAAAGGATTGTCAGTCAGGAAAAAAGCGATATTATTAATTTTATTTGCGGCGTTGTTGGGGATTTTGACGCTGTTCAGTTACCATAACTACGCGTGGTACGAAGAACCGATCGCCAAGATTACTGCAGCGGAAGCCGTTGGAACCGATGAAACGATCGGCGCCGATCGGGAAAACTATCCCGTATACAATCAAAAACTGACGGGTGTACTGATGAACGGGGAGTCGGAAGGGGAACTGGTTGTGCTGGAAAACAGCTATTCCGATTCACTTGCCTACAGTCAGATGTACCGTTCAGGAGATGAAGTGTTCCTTTCACTGAGCGAGAGCGGTACGGATGTCGTGACAGGCAAAATCGTCGGAGTAAAGCGGGATAAATATGTTGTTCTTTTTGGGTCCTTGTTTCTTCTCACACTTGTTGCAACAGCGGGCAAAAAAGGCCTGCTTTCCCTCATCAGCATCGCGGGGAATATTTTGCTGTTCAGCGTCGCTCTGGACAGTTACGAAATTGCGGATAATGCACAACTATTAGTGATCAGCAGTGGCGCAGTGATCGGGTGGACCGTCCTGACGCTCCTCTTGGTCAGCGGCCGAAACAGAAAGACTTACGCAGCGATCCTTTCCACTTTGATCGGAACTTTCCTGACCTTGATCATCGCTTCCGGGGTTATTGCCTTGACGAACGGGCAGGGTCTGCGTTATGAGGAAATGCAGTTTGTGACGCATTATCCGCGGCGCATCTTCCTGTCGAGCATTCTGATCGGATCGCTGGGGGCGGTGATGGATGTCGCCATCACGATGACCGCGGCCATCCAGGAACTGTACGAAAAAGACGCCGCGATATCTGCCGGAGCCTTATTGCAGTCCGGACGCGAAATCGGCAAGGACATCATGGGAACAATGGCGAATGTGTTGCTTTTTGCCTATGTCAGCGGAGCGATTCCGACGCTCGTTTTTTATCTGGAGAACGGCTCCGATGTGTTCCACACCTTTTCGATGCAATTATCTTTGGAAATCACCCGGGCTTTGGCTGGCAGTCTGGGCATCGTTTTGACGGTTCCGTTGGCAATGTTCACAGCAGTCCGTCTGATTCCCAAGAAAGCAGGTGAGCGTCGATGA